A stretch of the Mycobacteroides immunogenum genome encodes the following:
- a CDS encoding glycoside hydrolase family 6 protein yields the protein MFFGVLLGPVAQADNPLDGQGFYVNPNSAAMRAAQGAGSPELTSIANTPQAYWMDNVSSPSVDAKYISTAQASGATPVLALYAIPHRDCGSFAAGGFGSADAYKGWIDGVASAIGAGPAVVILEPDALAMADCLSGGQRQERFDLMRYAVDTLTRNPATALYIDGGHSRWVSADTMAARLNEVGVSKARGFSLNTANFFTTDEEIGYGDAISGMTNGAHYVIDTSRNGAGPTADALYWCNPSGRALGTPPTTATGNPNVDAYLWVKRPGESDGSCDRGDPRAGTFVNQYAIDLARNAGH from the coding sequence ATGTTCTTTGGCGTGCTTTTGGGCCCGGTGGCCCAGGCCGACAACCCACTGGATGGTCAGGGGTTTTACGTCAACCCCAACTCGGCGGCCATGCGTGCCGCGCAGGGTGCAGGCAGCCCCGAACTGACGTCCATCGCGAACACGCCGCAGGCGTATTGGATGGACAACGTGTCCTCGCCCAGCGTGGATGCGAAATACATCAGTACGGCACAGGCCTCCGGTGCCACCCCGGTTCTGGCGTTGTACGCCATCCCGCACCGCGACTGCGGCAGCTTCGCCGCCGGTGGGTTCGGGTCCGCCGACGCGTACAAGGGGTGGATTGACGGAGTGGCGTCCGCCATCGGAGCCGGCCCGGCGGTGGTCATCCTCGAACCCGACGCGCTGGCCATGGCTGATTGCCTGTCGGGCGGCCAGCGCCAGGAACGTTTTGATCTGATGCGCTACGCCGTGGACACCCTGACCCGCAATCCGGCCACCGCCCTCTACATCGACGGCGGCCATTCGCGTTGGGTCAGTGCGGACACTATGGCCGCCAGGCTCAACGAGGTCGGTGTCAGCAAGGCGCGGGGCTTCAGCCTGAACACCGCGAACTTCTTCACCACCGACGAGGAGATCGGCTACGGCGATGCGATCTCCGGCATGACCAACGGCGCGCACTACGTGATCGACACCTCGCGTAACGGAGCCGGTCCGACCGCTGATGCGCTCTATTGGTGCAACCCGAGCGGTCGCGCATTGGGCACCCCGCCGACCACTGCCACCGGCAACCCGAACGTGGATGCCTACCTGTGGGTCAAGCGTCCGGGTGAATCCGATGGTTCATGCGACCGGGGAGACCCGAGGGCGGGCACCTTCGTGAATCAGTACGCGATCGACCTGGCGCGTAACGCCGGCCACTAG
- a CDS encoding fused (3R)-hydroxyacyl-ACP dehydratase subunits HadA/HadB, with protein sequence MTAPVDASALEARVGHYYQMDGPYLVGREKVREYARAVQDYHPSHWDEAAAADLGYSGVVAPLTFTSTPAMACNRRMFESVVVGYDTYLQTEEVFEQHRPIVAGDELHIDVELTSVRRVAGRDLITVTNTFTDTAGERVHTLHTTVVGVTADEISPGTMAAVQKAMMHDVDFSGIGASEDSYVKTVRPVTEVRMAGDTARRPGTPSFDDVKVGDELPVHHTRLSRGDLVNYAGVAGDANPIHWDEEIAKLAGLPDVIAHGMLTMGLGAGFFSAWSGDPGAVTRYAVRLSAPAIVSAGEGADIEFGGKIKSLDPDTRSGVVVVTAKSSGKKIFGLATMSVRFG encoded by the coding sequence ATGACTGCACCTGTAGACGCGTCGGCACTCGAAGCGCGAGTCGGCCACTACTACCAGATGGACGGCCCCTACCTGGTCGGCCGCGAGAAGGTGCGCGAATACGCCCGCGCCGTGCAGGACTACCACCCCTCCCACTGGGATGAGGCCGCAGCTGCCGATCTGGGCTACTCGGGTGTGGTGGCGCCGTTAACGTTCACGTCCACCCCCGCCATGGCGTGTAACCGTCGCATGTTCGAGTCGGTGGTGGTCGGATACGACACCTACCTGCAGACCGAAGAGGTCTTTGAACAGCACCGCCCGATCGTCGCCGGGGACGAACTGCACATCGACGTGGAACTGACGTCCGTGCGCCGCGTAGCGGGGCGCGACCTGATCACCGTGACCAACACCTTTACCGACACGGCCGGCGAGCGGGTGCACACCCTGCACACCACCGTCGTCGGAGTCACCGCCGATGAGATCAGCCCGGGGACGATGGCCGCTGTTCAGAAGGCGATGATGCATGACGTCGACTTCTCCGGAATCGGCGCCTCGGAAGACTCCTACGTCAAGACGGTGCGGCCCGTGACCGAGGTACGGATGGCCGGGGACACCGCCCGCCGCCCGGGGACGCCGTCGTTCGATGACGTCAAGGTCGGCGACGAATTGCCGGTGCACCACACCCGACTGTCACGAGGTGATCTGGTCAATTATGCCGGGGTGGCGGGTGACGCCAACCCCATTCACTGGGACGAGGAGATCGCCAAGCTGGCCGGGCTACCCGATGTGATCGCGCACGGAATGCTCACCATGGGGCTGGGCGCCGGGTTCTTCTCCGCGTGGTCGGGCGATCCCGGTGCGGTCACCCGCTACGCAGTGCGGCTATCCGCACCCGCGATTGTCTCGGCCGGCGAGGGCGCGGACATCGAATTCGGCGGCAAGATCAAATCGCTGGATCCGGACACCCGCTCCGGTGTCGTCGTGGTTACCGCGAAGTCCAGCGGTAAGAAGATCTTTGGGCTCGCGACGATGAGTGTGC